A region from the Chrysoperla carnea chromosome 4, inChrCarn1.1, whole genome shotgun sequence genome encodes:
- the LOC123299230 gene encoding zinc finger protein 568-like: MADKMVDKKKIIKEDIDVSCLLCLENRNRVFDLNNKLADTINDVLFIKLENVIKLPKRICYRCYFIVEYMRDFRNVTVRNVTVAENKLIEDNSSIIYDKPLIFNIITDKVLKEQNIPYNLNVTEYINKQMEEKDNDVLIIPQSYRDASLNEDDILPFKQTIFQCTNCPMTYNKKTSLVHHERKHRRQQRKERIHKVVSSRSKVYSCNVCESETVYSTITELREHKKLHVSSMCCRLGCGTDFNASLEREFHESICNQRFSSNDLEQPGVRTRSRSRLGSVSTSRCPSIDSYRTFHRSGWSSDESGDSNSGRTSIKSQRKRKSSYARSVNSDVSNCSTITTDTSRHKNLKNSSRNESALRNGDQSPDSIRSARPRTRKQSIKETDSVKSYPEFLDRINSASTGFQPKNIVESIYYLKNSKQETKSKEKFHCCKCKFSRYDVDEVSKHETKKHNIQPWFPCNECRKTYTNRKLLDHHKSVTHNIGPLVCAICSEIFTIQQDLQLHLYNHRNTQNECCIACDKKFLTLAQLKVHIDGETDEKHKLFKIAFQLQTPFNNDTQLEDDTQLDDNFQIVEVVSLQSSRPSTPYSSLTNDDVELSELSLDFNDQSSVDFNDQSSLDRNAQSSLDRNAQSSLDRNDQSFLDRNAQSSLDRNDQSSLDRNGQSSMDRNAQSSLDRNAQSSLDRNDQTSLDRNSQSPLDRNAQSSLDRNDQSSLDRNGQSSLDRNDQSSLDRNDQTSLDRNSQSSLDRNAQSSLDRNDQSSLDRNGQSSLDRNDQSSLDRNDQSSLDRNGQSSLDRNEQSSVEFNNVNTEIVIENTIPDDFIQVHEQIQ, translated from the exons ATGGCTGATAAAATGgttgataaaaagaaaattataaaagaagatATCGATGTATCGTGTTTGCTGTGCCTTGAAAATCGCAATAGAGTTTTCGATTTAAATAACAAGCTAGCAGATACAATAAATGATGTGTTATTTATTAAG ctTGAAAATGTTATCAAATTACCGAAACGTATATGTTATCGGTGTTATTTTATTGTGGAATATATGCGTGATTTTCGTAATGTGACTGTACGTAATGTAACCGTagcagaaaataaattaatagaagATAATTCGTCAATAATATACGATAaaccattaatatttaatattataactgACAAAGTCCTTAAGGAACAAAACATACCTTATAATTTGAATGTTACTGAGTATATCAATAAACAAATGGAAGAAAAAGATAACGATGTATTAATTATACCTCAATCGTACAGAGATGCGAGTCTTAACGAAGACGATATATTACCATTTaagcaaacaatttttcaatgcACAAACTGTCCAatgacatataataaaaaaactagtttAGTGCACCACGAACGTAAACATAGAAGACAGCAACGTAAAGAACGTATCCATAAAGTAGTAAGCAGTCGTTCAAAAGTGTATTCATGCAACGTGTGTGAATCGGAAACAGTATATTCGACGATCACAGAATTACGTGAACATAAAAAGTTACATGTTTCATCAATGTGTTGCAGACTGGGCTGTGGAACAGATTTTAATGCCTCTCTTGAGAGAGAATTTCATGAATCGATTTGTAATCAAAGATTTTCGTCAAATGATTTAGAACAACCGGGAGTTCGTACCAGATCTAGAAGTCGTCTAGGTTCTGTATCAACCAGTAGATGTCCATCGATCGACTCTTATCGTACATTCCATAGATCAGGTTGGAGTTCAGATGAAAGTGGCGATTCGAATTCTGGAAGAACATCTATAAAAAGTCAAAGAAAGCGCAAAAGTAGTTATGCGAGAAGTGTTAATTCGGATGTTTCAAATTGTTCCACAATAACAACAGATACTAGcagacataaaaatttaaaaaattcaagtcgAAATGAATCAGCATTAAGAAATGGAGATCAGTCACCTGACTCTATAAGATCAGCTAGACCTAGGACTAGAAAACAGTCAATTAAGGAGACGGACAGTGTGAAATCTTATCCAGAATTTTTGGATAGAATTAACTCTGCATCTACAGGCTTTCAACCAAAAAACATCGTAGAATCAATATATTACCTTAAAAACAGCAAACAAGaaacaaaatcaaaagaaaagttTCATTGCtgcaaatgtaaattttcgaGATATGATGTGGACGAGGTTTCTAAAcatgaaactaaaaaacataatattcagCCGTGGTTTCCGTGCAACGAGTGTAGGAAAACATATACCAACcg aaaattattgGATCATCATAAGAGTGTAACACATAATATTGGTCCATTAGTATGTGCCATCTGTTCAGAAATCTTTACAATTCAACAAGACTTACAGTTACATTTATATAATCATAGAAACACACAAAATGAATGTTGCATTGCCtgtgataaaaaattcttaactCTAGCACAATTAAAAGTACATATTGATGGTGAGACAGATGAAAAacataagttatttaaaatagcaTTCCAGCTTCAAACGCCATTTAATAATGATACTCAACTCGAAGACGATACTCAACTTGATGATAATTTTCAGATTGTTGAAGTTGTTTCCTTGCAATCAAGTCGTCCCAGCACTCCGTACTCATCCTTAACAAACGACGACGTTGAATTATCTGAATTATCCCTGGATTTTAATGATCAATCATCTGTGGATTTTAATGACCAATCATCCCTGGATCGTAATGCCCAATCATCCCTGGATCGTAATGCCCAATCATCCCTGGATCGTAATGACCAATCATTCCTGGATCGTAATGCCCAATCATCCCTGGATCGTAATGACCAATCGTCCTTGGATCGTAATGGCCAATCATCCATGGATCGTAATGCCCAATCATCTCTGGATCGTAATGCCCAATCATCCCTGGATCGTAATGACCAAACATCCCTGGATCGTAATTCCCAATCACCCCTGGATCGTAATGCCCAATCATCCCTGGATCGTAATGACCAATCATCACTGGATCGTAATGGCCAATCATCTCTGGATCGTAATGACCAATCATCCCTGGATCGTAATGACCAAACATCCCTGGATCGTAATTCCCAATCATCTCTGGATCGTAATGCCCAATCATCCCTGGATCGTAATGACCAATCATCCCTGGATCGTAATGGCCAATCATCTCTGGATCGTAATGACCAATCATCCCTGGATCGTAATGACCAATCATCCCTGGATCGTAATGGCCAATCATCCCTGGATCGTAATGAGCAATCATCCGTcgaatttaataatgttaatacCGAAATTGTCATTGAAAATACTATTCCAGATGATTTTATTCAAGTTCATGAACAAATAcaataa